The following proteins are co-located in the Candidatus Hydrogenedentota bacterium genome:
- a CDS encoding sigma-70 family RNA polymerase sigma factor — translation MIEQRDVMPQAEKAPLLRLFTGETPPMTEWADEALMLAHAEGMEPAFGELLRRHQKNVLNYMFRMVQNRHIAEELTQEVFMALIKNAGRYQPTAKFTTYLYTIASNIVSKEWARQKRRPKLFSFGNFWSWDKPEPDTDPIEAVGDDRANILVAFQRGEVSEAVNAALKHLPEHQREAFVLRRFQDLSYQEIAAVTDVPVGTVKSRIVRAERALRPYLERFREYVC, via the coding sequence ATGATAGAACAGCGGGATGTGATGCCGCAGGCCGAGAAAGCCCCGCTCTTGCGGCTATTCACTGGGGAAACGCCGCCCATGACGGAATGGGCGGACGAGGCGCTCATGCTCGCCCACGCGGAGGGGATGGAGCCCGCCTTCGGGGAATTGCTGCGCCGCCACCAGAAGAACGTGCTCAATTACATGTTCCGGATGGTGCAGAACCGCCATATTGCGGAAGAATTAACGCAGGAAGTATTCATGGCCCTGATCAAGAACGCGGGCCGCTACCAGCCGACCGCCAAGTTCACGACCTACCTGTACACCATCGCCTCAAATATCGTCTCGAAGGAATGGGCACGCCAGAAGCGCCGCCCCAAGCTGTTCAGTTTCGGCAATTTCTGGAGCTGGGACAAGCCGGAACCCGATACGGACCCCATCGAAGCCGTGGGCGACGACCGGGCGAATATCCTGGTTGCGTTTCAGCGGGGCGAGGTTTCCGAGGCCGTCAACGCCGCGCTCAAGCATCTGCCGGAGCACCAGCGCGAAGCGTTCGTGCTACGCCGGTTCCAGGACCTGTCCTACCAGGAAATCGCCGCCGTCACGGACGTCCCCGTAGGCACCGTAAAGTCGCGGATTGTGCGCGCGGAACGCGCCTTGCGCCCCTACCTGGAGCGTTTCCGGGAGTACGTCTGCTGA